The following proteins come from a genomic window of Pirellula staleyi DSM 6068:
- a CDS encoding BON domain-containing protein, giving the protein MRRYVFRLAVLAMTVLGPSLAFGDDQQIAKAVVQKLQEEKKQGSLKGFSIDLQVEDGTVWLSGRVASADQEARALDVARRIPGVVQVVNDLSIGAAASTVQPASGYEDAPSMSQAMTRESAVGTGVHPVSNTTPVYNAPAQAQPRAVVPVYAGTRSAVPMAFAPARTVSHQGEAMGMPGQPMPMHTAGTGMGVAPARYDHPSMPGYAWPSYASHPNYAAVTYPKQYSPTAWPYIGPFYPYPQVPLGWRKVTLEWDDGWWFLDFKDRRH; this is encoded by the coding sequence ATGCGACGTTACGTGTTTCGATTGGCCGTATTGGCCATGACGGTCTTGGGACCGTCGCTGGCCTTCGGCGACGATCAACAGATTGCCAAAGCAGTTGTTCAAAAACTGCAAGAAGAGAAAAAGCAGGGATCGCTGAAGGGTTTCAGCATCGATCTGCAAGTGGAAGATGGCACCGTTTGGCTGTCGGGCCGCGTGGCCTCGGCTGATCAGGAAGCCCGAGCCCTCGACGTGGCTCGTCGTATTCCTGGTGTCGTGCAAGTGGTCAACGATCTCTCGATCGGTGCTGCTGCCTCGACAGTTCAACCCGCCAGTGGCTACGAAGATGCTCCTTCGATGAGCCAAGCCATGACCCGCGAATCGGCTGTTGGAACTGGCGTTCACCCAGTTTCGAACACCACGCCGGTTTACAACGCACCAGCTCAAGCTCAGCCTCGCGCTGTAGTTCCAGTTTATGCTGGCACTCGCTCGGCCGTTCCGATGGCTTTTGCACCAGCTCGGACCGTTTCGCACCAAGGCGAAGCAATGGGCATGCCTGGCCAGCCAATGCCAATGCACACTGCCGGCACCGGCATGGGCGTGGCTCCCGCTCGCTACGATCATCCCTCGATGCCTGGTTATGCCTGGCCGAGCTACGCTTCGCATCCTAACTATGCAGCTGTAACCTACCCCAAGCAGTACTCGCCTACCGCTTGGCCTTACATCGGCCCATTCTACCCCTATCCACAGGTTCCACTCGGATGGCGTAAAGTCACCCTGGAATGGGACGACGGTTGGTGGTTCCTCGATTTCAAAGACCGCCGCCACTAA
- a CDS encoding riboflavin synthase — protein MFTGLVEMKGKVAKLDEQDVGVRLSIEAPEIAKTVAIGDSICISGCCLTVVKKNTKTMVFEAGRETLSRTSLGRLEIGSSVNLERSLAVGDRLGGHFVTGHIDCTGTVMKVREEGAWSYLTFRIPRRIASQIAAKGSITIDGVSLTVVDAELDRFSVALIPHTLSMTTLGELVVGDLVNLETDILAKYLERQLQSTKRF, from the coding sequence ATGTTCACAGGACTAGTGGAAATGAAGGGGAAGGTTGCAAAGCTCGACGAGCAAGACGTCGGCGTGCGACTTTCCATCGAAGCCCCCGAAATCGCTAAAACCGTAGCGATCGGGGATAGCATCTGCATCAGTGGTTGCTGCCTAACGGTGGTCAAAAAAAACACGAAAACCATGGTTTTCGAAGCCGGGCGTGAAACGCTCAGCCGCACTAGTCTGGGCCGGCTCGAGATCGGCAGCAGCGTGAATCTCGAGCGCTCTTTGGCCGTTGGCGACCGCCTCGGCGGTCACTTTGTGACCGGCCATATCGACTGCACGGGAACAGTGATGAAAGTGCGGGAAGAGGGGGCCTGGTCTTATCTTACGTTCCGAATTCCCCGGCGAATTGCATCGCAAATTGCCGCCAAAGGCTCAATCACGATCGATGGCGTAAGTCTCACGGTGGTCGACGCTGAACTCGATCGCTTTAGCGTGGCCCTGATCCCTCACACGCTGTCGATGACCACGCTCGGTGAGCTTGTGGTTGGCGATCTCGTGAATCTCGAGACCGACATCCTCGCCAAATACCTCGAGCGACAGCTACAATCGACGAAGCGTTTCTAA
- the rplC gene encoding 50S ribosomal protein L3 produces MTQIYDEAGNAIPVTVVEAGPCRVLQLKTLERDGYEAVQLGFLDKPRRLASRSERGHVAALESKRAKRRAAAGVVAVAKAACEPKRFVREFRGSADGFTVGQDVTVEALEGVKAVDVTGISKGRGFSGAMKRHNFAGQRATHGVKKVHRHMGGTGALASNRGGGRMKKGKKMPGQYGSARITTRNIKLVRVDKENNLLLINGPVPGPQGAMVIIRETNKVS; encoded by the coding sequence ATGACGCAAATTTATGATGAGGCTGGAAATGCAATTCCAGTCACGGTCGTCGAGGCAGGCCCTTGTCGTGTCCTCCAGCTTAAAACACTGGAGCGCGATGGCTATGAGGCTGTTCAGCTTGGCTTTCTTGATAAGCCTCGCCGCCTCGCCAGTCGCAGTGAACGTGGTCACGTAGCAGCACTCGAAAGCAAGCGTGCCAAGCGGCGTGCAGCTGCCGGTGTTGTTGCAGTTGCTAAAGCCGCTTGCGAACCTAAGCGATTTGTTCGCGAATTCCGCGGCTCCGCCGATGGCTTTACCGTCGGTCAAGATGTGACGGTCGAAGCACTCGAAGGCGTCAAGGCTGTTGACGTCACCGGCATCTCCAAAGGCCGTGGTTTTTCGGGTGCAATGAAACGGCATAACTTTGCCGGTCAGCGTGCGACGCACGGTGTGAAGAAGGTGCATCGCCACATGGGTGGTACTGGTGCCCTCGCTTCGAACCGCGGTGGTGGCCGTATGAAAAAAGGCAAGAAGATGCCGGGCCAGTACGGAAGTGCTCGCATCACTACTCGCAACATCAAGCTTGTGCGAGTCGACAAAGAAAATAATCTTCTGCTCATCAATGGTCCCGTCCCTGGTCCACAGGGTGCAATGGTGATCATTCGAGAGACCAACAAGGTCAGCTAG
- the rpsJ gene encoding 30S ribosomal protein S10 encodes MAGQKEVIRIRMEAYDHAILDQSALEIVDTAKRTHSEVHGPIPLPTRVERYTVLSGPTIDKKARQQFEIRTHKRLIDIVQATAKTIEALNKLSLPAGVDIKIKASSR; translated from the coding sequence GTGGCTGGACAGAAGGAAGTAATTCGCATTCGGATGGAAGCCTACGATCACGCCATTCTTGACCAGAGTGCGCTGGAAATCGTGGACACGGCTAAGCGAACCCATAGCGAGGTTCATGGCCCCATTCCACTCCCCACGCGAGTCGAACGCTACACCGTTCTCTCGGGTCCGACCATCGATAAGAAGGCTCGGCAGCAATTTGAAATTCGTACGCACAAGCGGCTGATCGACATCGTTCAGGCTACGGCCAAGACGATCGAAGCGCTCAATAAGTTGAGCTTGCCTGCTGGTGTGGATATCAAGATTAAAGCCTCCTCGCGATAG
- a CDS encoding alpha/beta hydrolase-fold protein produces MLSLLRIYVLPVLAILVACGMSCLTSAKVSAAEESYPKPPEAVRKEGVPQGKITKFVHESKVFEGTRRDVSVYIPAQADGKSPLAVMVFQDGHTYLKEGGDFSATIVMDNLIHAAEMPLTVGIFIDPGHKGDSKVESPWRNNNRSFEYDTLSDQYARMVIDEILPKVAEMHPLTSDPQQRAICGISSGGICAFTVAWERPDAFRKVLSHVGSFTNIRGGHVYPALIRKTERKPLRVFLQDGSNDVDNEHGSWWLANLEMEAALKYSKYDYKFVGSEGGHNGKHGGSILPDSLRWLWRME; encoded by the coding sequence ATGCTCAGCCTCCTTCGAATTTACGTGTTGCCAGTCTTAGCGATCCTTGTTGCTTGCGGGATGTCGTGCCTCACCTCCGCAAAAGTGAGCGCGGCTGAAGAGTCGTATCCCAAACCGCCCGAAGCTGTTCGCAAAGAAGGTGTGCCGCAGGGGAAAATCACCAAGTTCGTCCACGAGAGCAAGGTTTTTGAAGGTACGAGGCGCGACGTTTCGGTCTACATTCCTGCTCAGGCCGATGGCAAGTCGCCACTGGCTGTGATGGTATTTCAGGATGGGCACACCTATCTCAAGGAAGGTGGAGATTTCAGTGCCACCATTGTGATGGACAACCTGATTCACGCTGCTGAAATGCCGTTGACGGTCGGGATCTTCATCGATCCAGGGCACAAGGGTGATAGCAAGGTCGAGTCGCCGTGGCGCAACAACAATCGTAGCTTCGAATACGACACGCTAAGCGATCAGTATGCACGCATGGTGATCGACGAGATTTTGCCCAAGGTCGCCGAAATGCATCCGCTGACCAGTGATCCCCAGCAGCGAGCGATTTGCGGCATCTCTTCTGGAGGAATTTGCGCTTTCACGGTGGCTTGGGAGCGTCCCGACGCGTTTCGTAAAGTGCTGAGTCACGTCGGCAGCTTCACCAACATTCGTGGTGGCCATGTCTATCCAGCACTCATCCGCAAGACGGAGAGAAAGCCACTGCGCGTCTTTTTGCAGGATGGCAGTAACGACGTCGATAACGAGCATGGCAGTTGGTGGCTAGCGAACCTCGAGATGGAAGCTGCTTTGAAATACTCGAAGTACGACTATAAATTTGTCGGTAGCGAAGGTGGCCACAACGGAAAACATGGCGGCAGCATTCTGCCCGACTCTCTCCGCTGGCTTTGGCGGATGGAATAG
- the phoU gene encoding phosphate signaling complex protein PhoU codes for MSKHLQRDLENLNTELLTISSMVEEMIDKATQALAERKHELATQVVESDSFVDQREVHVEEECLKMLALHQPVAVDLRRIATVMKVNNDLERIADLAVSIAQRALAMDEYPAFPIPERLSRMVVLTTQMVRGTMDAFVNADNAAARRIMAMDHEVDQYNCDIIAELQNLMQKRSELVSPALHCFSAVRHLERIADHATNIAEDVVYLVEGDIVRHRNHSSEQSPSS; via the coding sequence ATGAGCAAGCACTTGCAGCGCGATCTCGAAAACCTGAACACCGAACTCCTCACCATTTCTTCGATGGTCGAGGAAATGATCGACAAGGCCACGCAGGCACTCGCCGAGCGGAAGCACGAGTTGGCCACGCAAGTGGTGGAGTCAGATTCGTTCGTCGATCAGCGCGAAGTGCATGTCGAAGAAGAATGCCTGAAAATGCTAGCCCTTCATCAACCTGTGGCGGTCGACCTGCGTCGGATTGCCACCGTGATGAAGGTGAACAACGATCTCGAACGCATCGCCGATCTCGCCGTCAGCATTGCCCAGCGTGCTTTGGCGATGGACGAATATCCCGCGTTTCCGATTCCCGAACGGCTCTCGCGCATGGTGGTGCTCACCACGCAAATGGTGCGCGGCACGATGGATGCCTTCGTGAATGCCGATAACGCCGCCGCTCGTCGCATCATGGCGATGGACCATGAAGTCGACCAGTACAACTGCGACATCATCGCCGAACTCCAAAATTTGATGCAAAAGCGAAGCGAACTCGTTTCCCCCGCTTTGCACTGTTTTTCAGCGGTTCGACACCTCGAGCGCATCGCCGATCACGCCACGAACATTGCGGAAGATGTGGTCTACCTCGTCGAGGGAGATATCGTGCGTCACCGCAATCATTCCTCCGAACAATCTCCGTCTAGTTGA
- a CDS encoding Sua5/YciO/YrdC/YwlC family protein — translation MPPQVIDVQNSDDPRDVVHRAVQALVEGRVVAFPTETVYVAAASALNPAAVGRLLELRGGSADIPLSIALRSTDDALDYVPTIPSLGMRLARRCWPGPMTLELADAHPDSVVQRLPPSVKKVISPLGNVRLRVPAHALLSEVLKLLAGPLVITAARPAGASDPITVEDVVQKAANHVDLVLNHGRCRFGQRASVVRVLNSSLEILRPGVISEANLRRLSSWMAVMVCTGNTCRSPMAEALLKKRLADHLQVPIDALEDHGYMVMSAGVAAAPGGRSANEAVMVMRERGLDVSQHESQPLTDRLVRFADVIITMTRGHREAIVQNWPEAASRVHVLSRGRSDVADPIGGPLDLYRRCADQIDELLEPWLMDFDLPEPPAGENPPADPSNN, via the coding sequence ATGCCTCCGCAGGTAATCGACGTACAAAACTCCGACGACCCACGCGACGTAGTGCATCGAGCCGTGCAAGCGTTGGTCGAGGGGCGTGTTGTCGCGTTCCCCACCGAAACGGTGTACGTCGCTGCTGCCTCGGCTCTTAATCCTGCAGCGGTGGGGCGGTTGCTTGAACTTCGTGGCGGCTCTGCTGATATTCCCCTCTCGATTGCCCTACGCAGCACCGACGACGCACTCGACTATGTCCCCACCATTCCCTCGCTCGGAATGCGACTTGCCCGGCGCTGCTGGCCTGGCCCGATGACCCTCGAATTGGCCGACGCTCATCCCGACAGCGTTGTGCAGCGTCTGCCACCCTCGGTAAAAAAAGTGATTTCACCTCTCGGGAATGTGCGGCTTCGTGTGCCGGCTCACGCCCTGCTCAGCGAGGTCCTCAAACTCCTGGCCGGTCCGCTCGTGATCACAGCCGCTCGACCCGCTGGCGCTTCCGACCCGATCACGGTCGAGGATGTCGTTCAAAAAGCAGCCAACCACGTCGATTTGGTCCTGAATCACGGCCGTTGCCGCTTTGGCCAACGTGCGAGCGTGGTCCGGGTTCTCAATTCTTCGCTCGAAATCCTGCGCCCCGGGGTGATCTCGGAGGCGAATCTTCGCCGCCTCTCGAGCTGGATGGCGGTGATGGTTTGCACCGGAAACACGTGCCGCAGCCCAATGGCTGAAGCACTGCTGAAGAAGCGTTTGGCCGACCATCTCCAAGTGCCGATCGACGCGCTCGAAGACCACGGATACATGGTGATGAGCGCCGGAGTGGCTGCTGCACCAGGTGGCCGAAGTGCCAATGAAGCGGTGATGGTGATGCGCGAGCGTGGGCTCGACGTTTCCCAGCACGAAAGTCAGCCCCTCACCGACCGGCTCGTCCGCTTTGCCGACGTCATCATCACCATGACACGCGGACATCGCGAAGCAATCGTACAGAACTGGCCCGAAGCTGCTTCCCGCGTGCACGTTCTATCGCGTGGACGCTCGGATGTGGCCGACCCGATTGGTGGGCCGCTCGATCTTTACCGCCGCTGTGCCGACCAAATCGACGAATTACTCGAGCCCTGGCTCATGGATTTCGATCTTCCCGAGCCCCCTGCGGGGGAGAACCCGCCAGCCGATCCCTCCAACAACTGA
- the rsmA gene encoding 16S rRNA (adenine(1518)-N(6)/adenine(1519)-N(6))-dimethyltransferase RsmA: MTSARQTVSYLTSRFREAGIRPEIRHGQNFLVDLNLLDLLADAAQITEDDVVLEVGTGLGSLTSRLAERAAEVVTIEIDERLAAMAEEELEDFDNVTLVLRDALESKHKLSTEVMDIVRAKLAEAPGRRFKLAANLPYNVATLIISNLLASDPCPVSMTVTIQKELADRIVAPHGTKDYSGLSIWVQSQCEAKIVRIIPPQVFWPPPKVHSAILHLEHSQALASQLRDPAYFHSFIRAIFLHRRKFLRGVLAKLFDGQLTKNDIDQLFVEKQLTPETRAEELPVATLVELSHWLLDRGLKVELASDQK; encoded by the coding sequence ATGACATCGGCCCGCCAGACCGTTTCGTACCTCACCAGTCGCTTTCGCGAAGCGGGAATTCGGCCCGAAATTCGCCACGGGCAGAACTTTCTGGTCGACCTGAACCTCCTTGATCTGCTGGCCGATGCCGCCCAAATCACCGAGGACGACGTGGTGCTGGAAGTGGGGACCGGCCTCGGCTCCCTCACTTCCCGACTGGCTGAGCGTGCGGCCGAGGTGGTGACCATCGAAATCGACGAACGTCTGGCTGCCATGGCAGAGGAAGAGCTCGAAGATTTCGACAACGTAACCCTTGTCCTGCGCGATGCTTTGGAGTCGAAGCACAAGCTCAGTACCGAGGTGATGGACATCGTCCGCGCTAAGTTGGCGGAAGCTCCCGGTCGACGCTTCAAACTAGCGGCTAATTTGCCCTACAATGTCGCGACACTCATTATTTCGAACCTACTCGCAAGCGATCCGTGCCCCGTTTCGATGACCGTGACCATCCAGAAGGAATTGGCCGATCGAATCGTCGCACCGCACGGAACCAAGGACTACAGCGGTTTGAGCATTTGGGTCCAGTCGCAGTGCGAAGCGAAAATTGTCAGAATAATTCCTCCGCAGGTTTTTTGGCCCCCGCCGAAGGTCCATTCGGCAATCTTACACCTCGAACATAGTCAGGCATTGGCCTCGCAGCTTCGCGATCCTGCCTACTTTCACTCCTTCATTCGGGCAATCTTTCTGCACCGCCGGAAGTTTCTGAGGGGTGTTCTGGCCAAGCTTTTCGATGGTCAGCTGACGAAGAACGATATTGACCAACTCTTTGTAGAGAAACAGCTTACGCCAGAAACCAGGGCCGAAGAATTGCCGGTGGCAACACTCGTCGAGCTGTCGCACTGGCTCCTCGATCGGGGGCTCAAAGTCGAGCTCGCCTCCGATCAGAAGTAG
- the rpiB gene encoding ribose 5-phosphate isomerase B, whose product MRISIGSDHRGVKLRAELVDALKAAGNEVADEGTFQTESMDYPDVAEVVAGKVSKGEAERGILICATGVGMSIAANKVAGVRAAVIQDEAVAKLSRQHNNLNVLCLPGDALSTDAATSLVKTWLSTEFEGGRHARRLEKISHLEQHQG is encoded by the coding sequence ATGCGTATTTCGATTGGCAGCGATCATCGTGGTGTTAAGTTGCGAGCCGAGCTCGTCGACGCTCTCAAAGCCGCTGGCAACGAAGTGGCCGACGAAGGCACGTTCCAAACCGAAAGCATGGACTATCCGGATGTCGCCGAGGTGGTCGCTGGCAAGGTCTCCAAGGGGGAGGCTGAGCGCGGGATTCTGATTTGCGCCACCGGTGTAGGGATGTCGATTGCCGCCAACAAAGTGGCCGGTGTCCGAGCTGCGGTGATTCAGGACGAAGCAGTCGCCAAGCTCAGCCGCCAGCACAACAACCTAAACGTTCTCTGCCTGCCGGGCGATGCACTTTCGACCGATGCCGCCACCAGCTTGGTGAAAACCTGGCTCAGCACCGAGTTCGAAGGGGGGCGTCACGCTCGCCGACTCGAAAAGATCTCGCACCTCGAGCAGCACCAAGGCTAG
- a CDS encoding suppressor of fused domain protein — MDGSDEREASEWYEKKSGWMSELLGEEHDMVMHAIIPYAIGGGLDLYYYPNQVEGTGIATKELCELPGQGSSSKLFQNYEMVMFTRHPLDLDLAQDETTPFGAAHKSINAFLNFMAPYSAEASLNPFETCEFPAEMDIVGGRCLIFDYYGATSEDFPAEFGMLLLIEIFPSEMAFARENGGDALIKLLRERDHHPYSDLDREPVA; from the coding sequence ATGGACGGTTCCGATGAACGCGAAGCGAGTGAGTGGTATGAGAAGAAGTCGGGCTGGATGTCGGAATTGCTCGGCGAAGAGCACGATATGGTGATGCATGCCATCATTCCCTACGCGATCGGTGGCGGGCTCGATCTGTACTACTATCCCAACCAGGTGGAAGGGACAGGTATCGCGACGAAGGAACTTTGCGAACTCCCGGGGCAAGGATCGTCGAGCAAGCTGTTTCAGAACTACGAAATGGTGATGTTCACACGGCATCCACTCGACCTCGATCTTGCGCAAGATGAAACCACTCCTTTCGGCGCAGCCCACAAGAGCATCAACGCATTTTTGAACTTCATGGCTCCCTACAGTGCCGAGGCTTCACTGAATCCCTTCGAAACTTGCGAGTTTCCGGCGGAGATGGATATCGTTGGTGGGCGTTGCTTGATTTTTGATTACTACGGGGCAACGTCGGAGGATTTCCCAGCCGAGTTTGGCATGCTGCTGCTCATCGAGATCTTTCCGAGCGAAATGGCTTTCGCACGTGAAAACGGTGGCGACGCACTCATCAAACTGCTGCGAGAGCGTGACCACCATCCGTACAGCGATCTCGATCGCGAACCGGTGGCGTAG
- a CDS encoding response regulator, whose amino-acid sequence MAKTKVLVIEDDRSLAEVLSYNLKQAGYEVLTASDGQDGLLQAQLKTPDIVLLDLMLPVIDGLDVCRRLRADSSMRDLLIIMLTAKAEETDELVGFSLGADDYVAKPFSVKVLLERMKALRRRRSGEATPEEVTSRLGVTVDRRRHQAMADGKPLQLTRSEFRLLDTLIRQPGRVFHRAELIDAALGEDTMVMERTIDVHIRALRRKLGQYADVIETVRGVGYRYRDIETTSEVAS is encoded by the coding sequence ATGGCCAAAACGAAGGTTCTGGTAATTGAAGACGATCGATCGCTCGCCGAAGTGTTGTCCTACAACCTGAAGCAAGCCGGCTACGAAGTGCTGACCGCTTCCGATGGCCAAGATGGTCTACTCCAAGCTCAGTTAAAAACTCCCGATATTGTGCTGCTCGATCTGATGTTGCCAGTGATCGACGGACTCGATGTCTGTCGCCGCTTGCGGGCCGATTCATCGATGCGTGATCTGCTGATCATCATGCTCACTGCCAAAGCGGAAGAAACCGACGAACTGGTTGGCTTTTCGCTCGGTGCCGACGACTATGTCGCCAAGCCTTTCAGCGTGAAAGTGCTGCTCGAGCGTATGAAGGCACTCCGCCGACGTCGCAGCGGCGAAGCAACTCCCGAGGAAGTGACCAGCCGCCTTGGAGTCACTGTCGACCGTCGTCGCCATCAGGCGATGGCCGACGGCAAGCCGCTGCAGCTCACCCGCAGCGAATTCCGCCTCCTCGATACCCTCATTCGCCAGCCAGGCCGTGTGTTTCATCGCGCTGAGCTGATCGACGCTGCCCTGGGCGAGGACACGATGGTGATGGAACGGACGATCGATGTCCATATTCGCGCGTTACGCCGCAAGCTCGGGCAATACGCCGACGTCATCGAAACCGTTCGGGGCGTGGGATATCGGTATCGCGACATCGAAACAACCAGCGAAGTTGCTAGCTAG